From a region of the Paenibacillus lutimineralis genome:
- a CDS encoding benzoate/H(+) symporter BenE family transporter yields MNTSITARRGRDFISPTIAALISVIVNYGGTFILVFQAAKVAGLSPEMTASWIWSISIGVGITGIWLSYRYREPIITAWSTPGVAFLVSALAVTPYSEAVGAYMISAAGFVVLGLSGMFERFVRLIPPGIASGLLAGILLQFGISAFGGAKVDPLLVVVLFVAYVVLKRFTSRYAIVGILVIGLLYLILTGKADFSNIQLAIASPVFVAPEFSLQALLGVALPLFMITLTGQYMPGMLVLRNDGFKTSANPILTVTGLGSLLTAPFGSHAFNVAAITAAICTGKDAHEDASKRYIAGIACGIFYTIVGIFGVTLAALFLILPATFIATLAGLALLGTIGGSLANALTEPKGRETALITFLATAANVTLLGVGGAFWGLVAGLAAHLLIHGKFRKKQYRLSDVQRAEQK; encoded by the coding sequence ATGAACACATCAATAACCGCGCGGCGTGGCCGCGACTTTATATCACCGACAATCGCAGCTTTAATCTCTGTTATCGTCAACTACGGCGGAACATTTATTCTCGTGTTTCAGGCGGCAAAAGTCGCGGGATTAAGTCCCGAAATGACCGCTTCCTGGATTTGGTCGATCTCCATTGGCGTGGGTATAACTGGGATCTGGCTAAGCTATCGCTACCGGGAACCGATCATTACAGCCTGGTCAACGCCAGGCGTGGCATTTCTCGTATCGGCTTTAGCAGTAACCCCGTATTCGGAAGCCGTTGGCGCCTATATGATCTCTGCGGCAGGCTTTGTTGTTTTAGGTTTATCAGGCATGTTTGAACGTTTCGTCCGGCTTATTCCGCCGGGCATCGCTTCTGGGCTATTGGCAGGTATTTTACTGCAGTTTGGCATTTCAGCCTTTGGCGGAGCGAAAGTGGATCCGCTGCTTGTCGTTGTGCTGTTTGTTGCTTATGTCGTGCTAAAACGGTTTACTTCCCGTTACGCTATTGTGGGTATTTTGGTTATCGGACTGCTTTATTTGATCCTGACGGGAAAAGCAGATTTCAGCAACATCCAATTGGCCATTGCATCACCAGTATTTGTCGCTCCGGAGTTTTCATTACAGGCTTTATTGGGTGTTGCCTTGCCGCTGTTTATGATTACTTTAACAGGACAATACATGCCCGGTATGCTCGTATTACGCAATGACGGGTTCAAGACAAGCGCGAATCCGATTTTGACCGTAACGGGTTTGGGCTCACTCCTTACAGCGCCGTTTGGCTCGCATGCTTTTAATGTGGCAGCCATTACAGCAGCGATTTGCACAGGAAAAGACGCGCATGAGGATGCGTCAAAGCGTTATATTGCAGGCATTGCTTGCGGCATTTTCTACACGATTGTCGGTATTTTTGGCGTGACGTTGGCTGCGCTGTTTTTAATTCTTCCTGCAACCTTCATCGCTACATTAGCAGGATTGGCATTGCTGGGTACCATTGGCGGCAGTCTCGCTAATGCTTTAACGGAGCCAAAGGGACGTGAGACCGCATTGATTACGTTTTTAGCAACAGCTGCAAATGTGACCTTGCTTGGCGTCGGCGGCGCATTTTGGGGACTTGTCGCGGGGTTGGCTGCACATTTATTGATTCATGGGAAGTTTCGTAAGAAGCAATACCGGCTCAGTGATGTACAACGAGCCGAACAAAAATAA
- a CDS encoding YggS family pyridoxal phosphate-dependent enzyme: MSNLVEENLKSVRQQMELACQASGRKTEDVKLLLATKTVTLEKLQMAMQAGEVLFGENKAQELRDKFPLMQQYNRVEWHFIGHLQTNKVKDVVKYVTLIHSVDRLKLGQALYQQLIKENKTMDILVQINTSYEESKFGASPETALELVEQLSQFETLNIKGLMTIGKLNATNEETRDCFRLLKSIQAQIKEKSFPRVEMDVLSMGMSGDFKVAIEEGATIIRVGTKVFGERYLPDSYYWDENARQDE; the protein is encoded by the coding sequence ATGAGCAATTTAGTTGAAGAGAATCTCAAAAGCGTAAGACAGCAGATGGAATTAGCTTGCCAAGCATCGGGGCGTAAAACCGAGGACGTGAAATTATTGCTAGCGACCAAAACGGTAACGCTTGAAAAATTGCAAATGGCGATGCAGGCGGGGGAGGTTCTGTTTGGGGAAAACAAAGCCCAGGAGCTTCGGGACAAATTCCCGCTTATGCAGCAATATAATCGGGTGGAGTGGCATTTTATTGGGCATTTGCAGACCAATAAAGTAAAGGATGTCGTCAAATATGTGACGCTCATTCATTCTGTGGACCGTTTGAAATTGGGGCAGGCCCTGTACCAGCAGCTCATCAAAGAGAACAAGACGATGGATATTTTGGTGCAAATCAATACGTCCTACGAGGAAAGTAAATTCGGGGCTTCTCCTGAAACAGCACTAGAGTTGGTAGAACAACTGTCCCAGTTTGAAACTTTAAATATAAAAGGTCTGATGACGATTGGCAAACTGAATGCGACAAACGAGGAGACCCGGGATTGCTTCCGGCTTTTGAAATCCATACAAGCCCAAATTAAGGAAAAAAGCTTCCCCCGTGTAGAAATGGACGTACTCTCGATGGGCATGTCCGGTGATTTCAAGGTAGCCATTGAGGAAGGAGCGACAATCATTCGCGTAGGGACAAAAGTATTCGGAGAGCGTTATTTGCCGGACAGCTATTACTGGGACGAAAATGCACGTCAGGACGAGTAA
- the serA gene encoding phosphoglycerate dehydrogenase, whose translation MFKVLVSDPISDFGLQQLTRAEDVEVAKITGLSEEELISVIHSYDALLVRSQTKVTKRIIEAGVRLQVIGRAGVGVDNIDLDAATSRGIVVVNAPDGNTVTTCEHTFAMMMSLARHIPQAYTKTVAGQWDRKSFLGVELRNKTLGVLGLGRIGIEVAKLAAAFGMTLIGYDPFLSEERAEKLGIKLATVDTIIRTADFITVHTPLTDETHHMIARQQFDVMKRGMRIINCARGGIIDESALVEALDEGIVAGAAFDVFEHEPPAPDHPFLRHPKIIVTPHLGASTLEAQENVAVDVSEQVIHILREEPFKNAVNMPTVPSDLLNQLQPWFTLCEQLGRSLVQMTDGAIREVTVECAGELADLDTSPLIPYVLKGILSHHLSTEQVNIVNAIHLAKLRDIHLTVRKSLFTESASCEITLRLKTTIEERWVTGTLLPGVGGRLVRIGPYPVVLPFEGYVLLISQQDMPGTIGRVGTLLGDSGINIATMQVGRNEIGGSAVMILKIDKKASRNVMESLLAIPEIKRVREISFDERGEEGGAQP comes from the coding sequence ATGTTTAAAGTTCTGGTGTCAGATCCAATAAGTGATTTTGGATTGCAGCAGTTGACGCGTGCTGAAGATGTGGAGGTCGCCAAAATAACGGGGCTGAGCGAAGAGGAGCTCATTTCTGTCATTCATTCCTATGATGCGCTGCTCGTCCGTTCTCAAACGAAAGTGACTAAGCGCATCATAGAGGCAGGCGTTCGCTTGCAAGTCATAGGTCGGGCAGGAGTTGGGGTGGACAACATTGATCTGGATGCTGCGACAAGCCGAGGGATTGTCGTGGTCAATGCACCCGACGGCAATACGGTCACGACGTGCGAGCATACCTTTGCGATGATGATGTCACTCGCCCGGCATATTCCGCAAGCCTATACCAAAACCGTTGCTGGGCAGTGGGATCGAAAATCATTCCTTGGCGTTGAATTGCGAAACAAGACGCTTGGCGTGCTTGGACTGGGCCGTATCGGGATCGAAGTAGCTAAACTCGCAGCGGCGTTTGGCATGACCCTTATTGGCTACGATCCTTTTCTATCGGAGGAAAGGGCGGAAAAACTGGGGATCAAGCTGGCGACCGTAGATACCATCATACGGACAGCTGATTTTATAACGGTGCATACGCCGCTGACGGATGAAACGCATCATATGATTGCGAGGCAGCAATTCGATGTCATGAAACGGGGAATGCGGATTATCAACTGCGCGCGCGGGGGAATTATTGACGAGTCGGCGCTTGTTGAAGCGCTCGATGAAGGGATTGTGGCAGGCGCCGCCTTCGATGTATTTGAACACGAGCCTCCGGCGCCGGATCACCCATTCCTAAGGCATCCCAAAATCATCGTTACCCCGCACTTGGGCGCGTCCACTTTGGAAGCGCAAGAGAATGTCGCTGTTGATGTTTCTGAACAAGTGATTCATATCCTGCGAGAAGAACCGTTTAAAAATGCAGTCAATATGCCGACCGTTCCATCCGACCTGCTCAATCAATTACAGCCCTGGTTCACCTTGTGTGAACAATTGGGGAGATCGCTTGTCCAGATGACAGATGGCGCCATCCGAGAAGTCACGGTAGAATGCGCAGGCGAACTTGCGGATTTGGACACATCGCCGCTCATCCCTTATGTGCTCAAAGGGATACTATCTCACCATCTCAGTACGGAACAGGTCAATATCGTCAATGCCATTCACTTGGCGAAGCTGCGTGACATTCACCTTACGGTACGAAAATCGTTGTTCACCGAGAGCGCGTCCTGCGAGATTACCCTTCGACTAAAGACGACCATCGAGGAGAGATGGGTGACAGGGACATTACTGCCCGGCGTTGGCGGACGTCTTGTCCGAATTGGTCCCTACCCGGTTGTGCTTCCATTTGAAGGATATGTTTTATTGATTTCACAGCAGGATATGCCCGGCACCATTGGACGGGTGGGAACATTACTTGGAGATAGCGGCATAAATATTGCCACGATGCAAGTGGGGAGAAACGAAATTGGCGGTTCGGCAGTCATGATTTTAAAAATCGATAAAAAAGCATCAAGGAACGTAATGGAGTCCTTACTCGCGATACCGGAAATCAAGCGCGTGCGGGAAATTTCTTTTGACGAGCGTGGTGAAGAAGGAGGGGCGCAGCCATGA